From one Musa acuminata AAA Group cultivar baxijiao chromosome BXJ2-6, Cavendish_Baxijiao_AAA, whole genome shotgun sequence genomic stretch:
- the LOC103990072 gene encoding probable galactinol--sucrose galactosyltransferase 6 isoform X1, whose product MRGSAIYARLPSPPLPIKPPYFSRFISFFPSRSVAVSPRLSSPVTTPFTTFCSKAASESGSLVGEPKEMTITKTVWVSDRKLVIKDRTVLSGVPENVISSSAVSSGPVDGIFLGTQFSEPSCRHVVSLGTLRDVRFLASFRFKLWWMAQKMGDQGRDIPHETQFLLLESKDGSQLTAMDGSGSSSSSDEIVYTVFLPLVEGPFRACLQGNSRDELELCLESGDDDTKSASFSHVLFVGAASSDPFAAISGAIDAVKSRLKSFRHRSEKKLPGVVDYFGWCTWDAFYQDVTQEGVEAGLRSLTAGGAPPRFVIIDDGWQSVGSDQSSEEPEKPSPLQRLTGIKENGKFQSKEDPAAGIKTIVQTAKDKYGLKYVYVWHAITGYWGGVRPGVEGMEDYNSKMQYPKVSPGVVENEPGMKTDVLTMQGLGLVHPKSVYKFYNELHRYLAAAGIDGVKVDVQCILETLGAGHGGRVELTRQYHRALDASIAKNFPDNGCIACMSHNTDALYCSKQTAVVRASDDFYPRDSVSHTIHIASVAYNSIFLGEIMLPDWDMFHSLHPAAEYHASARAISGGPIYVSDAPGKHNFELLKKLVLPDGSILRPRLPGRPTRDCLFSDPSRDGVSLLKIWNMNKYTGVLGVFNCQGAAWSSTEKKNMFHQTTSEALTCAVRGSDVHLVSEAATDRDWKGDCVAFRHRDGELVLLPFRAAMPVSLKVLEHEIFTVSPIKDLAPGIRFAPIGLADMFNAGAAVEGLTYHVLSAASMLESGSGFGGSESNEAPPPANRGPDSLAIICMEVKGCGRFGAYSSVRPRRCSLGSVDVEFAYDSSSGFLALHLEAMPKGDQRVHNVVVEV is encoded by the exons ATGAGGGGCAGTGCCATTTATGCCcgcctcccttctcctcccctccCTATAAAACCTCCTTACTTCTCTCGATTCATCTCGTTCTTTCCTTCCAGATCTGTTGCAGTGTCTCCTAGATTGTCTTCTCCTGTCACGACTCCCTTCACCACCTTTTGTTCCAAG GCAGCATCTGAATCGGGATCGCTTGTCGgagagcccaaagagatgacgatCACCAAAACAGTCTGGGTTTCTGATAGGAAACTGGTCATCAAAGACCGCACCGTCCTCTCCGGCGTTCCTGAGAACGTGATCTCTAGCTCTGCCGTCAGCTCCGGCCCCGTCGACGGCATCTTCCTCGGCACTCAGTTCTCTGAGCCGTCATGTCGTCATGTCGTGTCTCTTGGCACGCTGAG AGATGTTCGATTCTTGGCGAGCTTCCGCTTCAAGCTGTGGTGGATGGCTCAGAAGATGGGCGATCAGGGGAGGGACATCCCCCATGAGACCCAATTCCTCCTCCTTGAATCCAAGGATGGATCTCAGCTTACGGCGATggatggcagcggcagcagcagcagcagcgatgagATTGTCTACACCGTCTTCCTCCCGCTAGTCGAAGGCCCCTTCCGGGCCTGCCTCCAGGGTAACTCCCGCGACGAGCTGGAGCTGTGCCTTGAGAGCGGCGACGACGACACCAAATCCGCCTCCTTCTCCCACGTCCTGTTCGTCGGCGCCGCGAGCTCCGACCCCTTTGCAGCCATATCGGGCGCCATCGACGCCGTCAAGTCCCGTCTCAAGTCCTTCCGCCACCGCAGCGAAAAGAAGCTCCCGGGCGTCGTGGACTACTTCGGCTGGTGCACGTGGGACGCCTTCTACCAGGACGTCACGCAGGAGGGCGTCGAAGCCGGGCTCAGAAGCCTCACTGCCGGCGGCGCCCCGCCGCGATTCGTCATCATCGATGACGGATGGCAGTCCGTCGGCTCCGATCAATCCTCAGAAGAGCCAGAGAAGCCGAGTCCTTTGCAACGGCTGACCGGAATCAAGGAGAACGGCAAGttccagagcaaggaggatcccgCCGCCGGGATCAAAACAATCGTGCAAACAGCGAAGGACAAGTACGGGCTCAAGTATGTCTACGTATGGCACGCGATCACTGGGTACTGGGGCGGAGTACGGCCGGGGGTCGAGGGGATGGAGGACTACAATTCCAAGATGCAGTACCCCAAGGTGTCGCCGGGAGTGGTGGAGAACGAGCCGGGGATGAAGACGGACGTGCTCACGATGCAGGGGCTGGGCCTGGTGCACCCCAAGAGCGTATACAAGTTCTACAACGAGCTCCACCGCTACTTGGCGGCCGCCGGCATCGACGGGGTCAAGGTCGACGTGCAGTGCATCTTGGAGACCCTCGGTGCCGGACACGGTGGGAGGGTGGAGCTGACGCGACAGTACCACCGGGCTCTCGATGCATCGATCGCCAAGAATTTCCCGGACAATGGCTGCATCGCTTGCATGAGCCACAACACCGATGCTCTCTACTG TTCGAAGCAGACGGCGGTGGTGCGGGCGTCGGATGATTTCTACCCGAGGGATTCGGTGTCGCACACCATCCACATCGCCTCAGTTGCGTACAACAGCATCTTCCTCGGTGAGATCATGCTCCCTGATTGGGACATGTTCCACTCTCTGCATCCGGCAGCAGAGTACCATGCATCAGCTCGAGCGATTAGTGGAGGACCGATATACGTAAG TGATGCCCCCGGAAAGCACAACTTTGAGTTGCTGAAGAAATTGGTGTTGCCCGATGGATCCATTCTTCGCCCTCGATTGCCCGGTCGTCCTACGCGTGATTGCCTCTTCTCCGATCCTTCTCGTGATGGTGTGAG CTTGCTCAAGATATGGAACATGAACAAGTACACCGGAGTTCTTGGGGTCTTCAATTGCCAAGGTGCAGCGTGGAGCTCCACGGAGAAGAAGAACATGTTCCACCAAACAACATCAGAGGCTCTGACCTGCGCCGTGAGAGGAAGTGACGTGCATCTCGTCTCCGAGGCTGCAACCGACCGAGACTGGAAAGGTGACTGCGTTGCCTTCCGCCACAGAGACGGAGAGCTTGTCCTCCTCCCATTCAGAGCTGCCATGCCCGTCTCCTTGAAGGTCTTGGAGCATGAGATCTTCACAGTCTCCCCCATCAAG GATCTGGCACCTGGTATTAGATTTGCGCCGATAGGCCTGGCGGACATGTTCAATGCTGGAGCAGCAGTAGAAGGCCTCACATACCATGTTCTGAGTGCAGCCAGCATGTTGGAGTCCGGTTCAGGATTCGGCGGTAGCGAGTCGAACGAGGCACCGCCGCCGGCGAACAGGGGACCCGATTCTCTTGCAATAATATGCATGGAAGTCAAGGGATGCGGGAGATTTGGAGCATACTCCTCCGTTAGGCCGAGGAGATGTTCGCTGGGTTCTGT
- the LOC103990072 gene encoding probable galactinol--sucrose galactosyltransferase 6 isoform X2, giving the protein MTITKTVWVSDRKLVIKDRTVLSGVPENVISSSAVSSGPVDGIFLGTQFSEPSCRHVVSLGTLRDVRFLASFRFKLWWMAQKMGDQGRDIPHETQFLLLESKDGSQLTAMDGSGSSSSSDEIVYTVFLPLVEGPFRACLQGNSRDELELCLESGDDDTKSASFSHVLFVGAASSDPFAAISGAIDAVKSRLKSFRHRSEKKLPGVVDYFGWCTWDAFYQDVTQEGVEAGLRSLTAGGAPPRFVIIDDGWQSVGSDQSSEEPEKPSPLQRLTGIKENGKFQSKEDPAAGIKTIVQTAKDKYGLKYVYVWHAITGYWGGVRPGVEGMEDYNSKMQYPKVSPGVVENEPGMKTDVLTMQGLGLVHPKSVYKFYNELHRYLAAAGIDGVKVDVQCILETLGAGHGGRVELTRQYHRALDASIAKNFPDNGCIACMSHNTDALYCSKQTAVVRASDDFYPRDSVSHTIHIASVAYNSIFLGEIMLPDWDMFHSLHPAAEYHASARAISGGPIYVSDAPGKHNFELLKKLVLPDGSILRPRLPGRPTRDCLFSDPSRDGVSLLKIWNMNKYTGVLGVFNCQGAAWSSTEKKNMFHQTTSEALTCAVRGSDVHLVSEAATDRDWKGDCVAFRHRDGELVLLPFRAAMPVSLKVLEHEIFTVSPIKDLAPGIRFAPIGLADMFNAGAAVEGLTYHVLSAASMLESGSGFGGSESNEAPPPANRGPDSLAIICMEVKGCGRFGAYSSVRPRRCSLGSVDVEFAYDSSSGFLALHLEAMPKGDQRVHNVVVEV; this is encoded by the exons atgacgatCACCAAAACAGTCTGGGTTTCTGATAGGAAACTGGTCATCAAAGACCGCACCGTCCTCTCCGGCGTTCCTGAGAACGTGATCTCTAGCTCTGCCGTCAGCTCCGGCCCCGTCGACGGCATCTTCCTCGGCACTCAGTTCTCTGAGCCGTCATGTCGTCATGTCGTGTCTCTTGGCACGCTGAG AGATGTTCGATTCTTGGCGAGCTTCCGCTTCAAGCTGTGGTGGATGGCTCAGAAGATGGGCGATCAGGGGAGGGACATCCCCCATGAGACCCAATTCCTCCTCCTTGAATCCAAGGATGGATCTCAGCTTACGGCGATggatggcagcggcagcagcagcagcagcgatgagATTGTCTACACCGTCTTCCTCCCGCTAGTCGAAGGCCCCTTCCGGGCCTGCCTCCAGGGTAACTCCCGCGACGAGCTGGAGCTGTGCCTTGAGAGCGGCGACGACGACACCAAATCCGCCTCCTTCTCCCACGTCCTGTTCGTCGGCGCCGCGAGCTCCGACCCCTTTGCAGCCATATCGGGCGCCATCGACGCCGTCAAGTCCCGTCTCAAGTCCTTCCGCCACCGCAGCGAAAAGAAGCTCCCGGGCGTCGTGGACTACTTCGGCTGGTGCACGTGGGACGCCTTCTACCAGGACGTCACGCAGGAGGGCGTCGAAGCCGGGCTCAGAAGCCTCACTGCCGGCGGCGCCCCGCCGCGATTCGTCATCATCGATGACGGATGGCAGTCCGTCGGCTCCGATCAATCCTCAGAAGAGCCAGAGAAGCCGAGTCCTTTGCAACGGCTGACCGGAATCAAGGAGAACGGCAAGttccagagcaaggaggatcccgCCGCCGGGATCAAAACAATCGTGCAAACAGCGAAGGACAAGTACGGGCTCAAGTATGTCTACGTATGGCACGCGATCACTGGGTACTGGGGCGGAGTACGGCCGGGGGTCGAGGGGATGGAGGACTACAATTCCAAGATGCAGTACCCCAAGGTGTCGCCGGGAGTGGTGGAGAACGAGCCGGGGATGAAGACGGACGTGCTCACGATGCAGGGGCTGGGCCTGGTGCACCCCAAGAGCGTATACAAGTTCTACAACGAGCTCCACCGCTACTTGGCGGCCGCCGGCATCGACGGGGTCAAGGTCGACGTGCAGTGCATCTTGGAGACCCTCGGTGCCGGACACGGTGGGAGGGTGGAGCTGACGCGACAGTACCACCGGGCTCTCGATGCATCGATCGCCAAGAATTTCCCGGACAATGGCTGCATCGCTTGCATGAGCCACAACACCGATGCTCTCTACTG TTCGAAGCAGACGGCGGTGGTGCGGGCGTCGGATGATTTCTACCCGAGGGATTCGGTGTCGCACACCATCCACATCGCCTCAGTTGCGTACAACAGCATCTTCCTCGGTGAGATCATGCTCCCTGATTGGGACATGTTCCACTCTCTGCATCCGGCAGCAGAGTACCATGCATCAGCTCGAGCGATTAGTGGAGGACCGATATACGTAAG TGATGCCCCCGGAAAGCACAACTTTGAGTTGCTGAAGAAATTGGTGTTGCCCGATGGATCCATTCTTCGCCCTCGATTGCCCGGTCGTCCTACGCGTGATTGCCTCTTCTCCGATCCTTCTCGTGATGGTGTGAG CTTGCTCAAGATATGGAACATGAACAAGTACACCGGAGTTCTTGGGGTCTTCAATTGCCAAGGTGCAGCGTGGAGCTCCACGGAGAAGAAGAACATGTTCCACCAAACAACATCAGAGGCTCTGACCTGCGCCGTGAGAGGAAGTGACGTGCATCTCGTCTCCGAGGCTGCAACCGACCGAGACTGGAAAGGTGACTGCGTTGCCTTCCGCCACAGAGACGGAGAGCTTGTCCTCCTCCCATTCAGAGCTGCCATGCCCGTCTCCTTGAAGGTCTTGGAGCATGAGATCTTCACAGTCTCCCCCATCAAG GATCTGGCACCTGGTATTAGATTTGCGCCGATAGGCCTGGCGGACATGTTCAATGCTGGAGCAGCAGTAGAAGGCCTCACATACCATGTTCTGAGTGCAGCCAGCATGTTGGAGTCCGGTTCAGGATTCGGCGGTAGCGAGTCGAACGAGGCACCGCCGCCGGCGAACAGGGGACCCGATTCTCTTGCAATAATATGCATGGAAGTCAAGGGATGCGGGAGATTTGGAGCATACTCCTCCGTTAGGCCGAGGAGATGTTCGCTGGGTTCTGT